AAAATTAGAAGATAGTAAGAATTTTCCTAAAATATTGAAATTTGATCCTAAATTTCCTTGTGGAAAAGCATTGGTAAAAATGGGTGCTCAACCGGGTGATAGCGTTGTTCTTGCTCCAGCATTAGAAGTAAATGAGATAATGAAAAAAGTACCAAAAGGTAAACTCATTACTTTAAATGAGATTTGTAAAAAATTAGCACAAAAATATAAGACAAAATATTGTTGTACCCTGACTACAGGCATATTCATCATGACTGCGGCTAACGCGGCGGAGGAAACTAAAAATAATGTTCCTTACTGGCGCACTGTTAAAAACAATTACGAACTAAATGAAAAATATCCCCATGGCGTGGAAAGACAGAAAGAGCTGCTGGAGATAGAAGGACATACCATTATTAAAAAAGGTAAGAAATATTATGTACAAGAAACTAAATTGGGATTTAAATGAAGAAATGACTAAACTGATAGCTGGCAACATATGAGTTTTTCTGTTATATTAGTAGATAATATAGCCTAATAAGTTAAAGTTTAAAAGAGAAAGGAACGGTTTATATGAATACTTTAGGTTGGATAATAACTGCGATAATATGTATCTATATTGCTGTATGTTTTGGCAAGATAGCAGCCAAACACGGAAAGAACCCGATTCTTTTTGGGGTACTATCTATTATTTCGCCGATAAACCTGATTATTTTAGGTTACTGGGCATTCTCAGATTTTGAAAGCCAGAAAAAAGCATGAGTATGAGTAAGAAAAAAATAAGGAGAATATTTTACTTACTATTCCTTGTAGTAATTGCCCTAAGCTTTTCAGCTGTAGAGAAAGGTTATACAAGGGCAGCGATAAAATTAGGCAATGAGGTATTATTGGAAAGCTATCATTATCTTATTGACGGGAAGAAAGTAGGGTTAGTTACCAATCAAACAGGTGTGGATAGCCGGGGGATTAGTTTTATCGATATTTTAGCTGCTACCGAAGGCACTAAACTGGTCGCTCTTTATGCTCCCGAGCATGGAATCGACGGAACAATTAGAGCAGGTGCGTGGGTGGAGTCCTACATACACCCCCGTTTCGGAGTTCCTGTTTACAGTCTCTATGGCAATACCAGGATGCCTACGCAGGCGATGTTGCAGGGAATCGATGTACTTCTTTTTGATATTCAGGATATTGGTGCTCGTAGTTATACTTATATGTCCACGCTCCAGTACTGCCTGGTAGCTGCGGAGAAGTATAACAAACAGTTAATTGTTCTCGACCGCCCTAATCCCCTGGGAGGGATGATCGTGGAAGGTCCTGTGCTGGAAGACCCTTATAAATCTTTTATGGGAGTGGACAACCTGCCTATGGCTCACGGCATGACCGCCGGGGAGCTCGCCCTTTTCTTTAATCGTCATATCGGGGCAGATCTCACTATTGTTCCCATGGAAGATTACCATCGGAATATGGTTTTCCTGGATACTGGCTTACCTTTTATTCAAACTTCTCCTAACATTCCCGATCTTAGCTCCCTTTATGGTTATATGGTGACCGGTTTGGGAGAGGGGACAGGTGTTTTTCAAGCGGAGAAATTCTGCTGGGTTGGCGGGAAAGGTCTCGATGCCATCCGTTTTGCCGAAATGCTCAACGGGGCGGGATTACCCGGAGTGCTTTTTACTCCGGAAGTACGTGGGACGGCGGGGGGTGTCCGTCTGGAGGTCCGTGATCCTTACTCCTTTAATCCGGCGAAGAGTGGTATTTATGCACTGGCCTACGCTTTTATGCTGGGAGATTTTAAGGTTCCTAAGAGTACATCAAACAGTGTTGTTACCTTCGACAAAATAATGGGAACTGATAAGATCGGCTGCTACCTGGAAGAGGGGCTCACACCACAGCAGATCGTTGCCTGCTATACCCCCGCATTGAAGAGTTTTAGGCAGGAGCGGGAACATTATCTTCTTCCTCAATACGAGCCAAGTAACAGCGTGATGATTAGTGAAGTACCCACCAGCAATTAGAAGACTATAGCTTTTGGAACCTATAAAAAATATTCTCTATAAGGAGGTAGAAATCATGAGATTTTTTCGATTGATTGGTTCACTTGCTTTTGTAATTGGACTCTTTACTGCTATCTTTGTAGGAGGGCTTTGGCATATATATCAGGAGCCTTCCTTGCCGTGGTGGCTGAAGATTTCTATTTATTGTCTTTTAGGAGGTATCCTGCTGGTTTTACTAACAGTAGCCCTTGAACAGAAAAAGAGCAAAGCTCAGGAAGAAGAATTAGCAAGTTGTGAGGCACAAACTAGTATATTGCTTCAGAATTCTGCAGAAGTACCGGGTAGTGAGATTACTAAGAATTTAGGTTTGGTCAAAGGACATACTATCTTTGCCATTTGGATTGGAAGGGATTTATCTGCTATAGTGAGACTTGTTCTTGGTGGTGAGTTGATTGAGTATACCGAGATGATGGGAAAAGCTCGCATAGTAGCTTCGAACCGTATGATAGCTCAGGCAGAAGAACTGGGAGCAGATGCCATTATTAATGTGCGTTTTGTGACGACCAGCGTTATAGGCAGTGCAGCCGAACTTTTAGCCTATGGTACAGCGGTCAAACTAAGTAAATTAAAGACAAAAGTATAAATATTTGGAAATAGCTAATCGAATTGATAAATAACTAAAAGATTGGTAAAATAACAAACAAAAGAACAGAGGAAGTGATTAGGGTAAGCATATTTTTTATAGAGACCCATACCCACCTTGATTTAATAAAGAGGAATGCCCAGGAAGTAATACAAGAAGCAGCAGAAAATAAAGTAACTAAAATGGTTACCATAGGTATTGATTTGGAATCCAGTAAAGTTGCCCTGGAATTTACTTCTCGTTTTGAAGGAGTGTATGCAGCGGTAGGTTTTCATCCTCATGAAGCAAAATTTTTAGACGCAGAAAACTTTGAGGAATTAGAGAAATTAGCTAAGAAGGATAAGGTGGTGGCTATTGGCGAAACAGGTTTGGATTATTATTGGAAACACAGTCCCTTGCCCTGTCAGTTTAATTCTTTTAAGAAACAGATCAATCTAGCTAGGAAATTAAATTTACCTCTTGTTATCCACGACCGTGAAGCCCATCAGGACATCTTGAAACTTCTAGCTGAGGAAACCAAAGGAATAAAAATACTCTTGCATTGTTTTTCCGGAGATTTAAATATGGCAAAAATATGCAGGGAACGAGGTTATTATCTCGGAATAGGAGGAGTAGTAACATTTAGCAATGCAGTTAAGTTAAGAGATATAGTGAAAGAAGTACCGTTGGAAAATTTAGTTTTAGAAACTGACTCACCTTATTTAACTCCACATCCTTTTCGAGGGAAACCTAATGAACCGAAGTATATTCCTT
The window above is part of the Candidatus Atribacteria bacterium genome. Proteins encoded here:
- a CDS encoding MGMT family protein; translation: MSYKRKSWQEKLEDSKNFPKILKFDPKFPCGKALVKMGAQPGDSVVLAPALEVNEIMKKVPKGKLITLNEICKKLAQKYKTKYCCTLTTGIFIMTAANAAEETKNNVPYWRTVKNNYELNEKYPHGVERQKELLEIEGHTIIKKGKKYYVQETKLGFK
- a CDS encoding DUF1343 domain-containing protein; amino-acid sequence: MSKKKIRRIFYLLFLVVIALSFSAVEKGYTRAAIKLGNEVLLESYHYLIDGKKVGLVTNQTGVDSRGISFIDILAATEGTKLVALYAPEHGIDGTIRAGAWVESYIHPRFGVPVYSLYGNTRMPTQAMLQGIDVLLFDIQDIGARSYTYMSTLQYCLVAAEKYNKQLIVLDRPNPLGGMIVEGPVLEDPYKSFMGVDNLPMAHGMTAGELALFFNRHIGADLTIVPMEDYHRNMVFLDTGLPFIQTSPNIPDLSSLYGYMVTGLGEGTGVFQAEKFCWVGGKGLDAIRFAEMLNGAGLPGVLFTPEVRGTAGGVRLEVRDPYSFNPAKSGIYALAYAFMLGDFKVPKSTSNSVVTFDKIMGTDKIGCYLEEGLTPQQIVACYTPALKSFRQEREHYLLPQYEPSNSVMISEVPTSN
- a CDS encoding YbjQ family protein, whose protein sequence is MRFFRLIGSLAFVIGLFTAIFVGGLWHIYQEPSLPWWLKISIYCLLGGILLVLLTVALEQKKSKAQEEELASCEAQTSILLQNSAEVPGSEITKNLGLVKGHTIFAIWIGRDLSAIVRLVLGGELIEYTEMMGKARIVASNRMIAQAEELGADAIINVRFVTTSVIGSAAELLAYGTAVKLSKLKTKV
- a CDS encoding TatD family deoxyribonuclease, with the protein product MGKITNKRTEEVIRVSIFFIETHTHLDLIKRNAQEVIQEAAENKVTKMVTIGIDLESSKVALEFTSRFEGVYAAVGFHPHEAKFLDAENFEELEKLAKKDKVVAIGETGLDYYWKHSPLPCQFNSFKKQINLARKLNLPLVIHDREAHQDILKLLAEETKGIKILLHCFSGDLNMAKICRERGYYLGIGGVVTFSNAVKLRDIVKEVPLENLVLETDSPYLTPHPFRGKPNEPKYIPLIAEKIAEIKGVSLERVAEITSLNAQEFFEI